A genomic stretch from Arthrobacter sp. KBS0702 includes:
- a CDS encoding ABC transporter permease yields MEWFLANSGQVFSLAGQHLVLAVLPMIFGLLISIPLAQLARQNRTLRTVVLTASSLLYTIPSLALFIILPTVLGTKILDPVNVVVALTIYAVALLVRAALDAFDSVDDDLQQAAVAMGFKPLARFLQIDLPLSLPVLFAGLRVVSVSNISLVSVAALLGIGNLGMLFTSGLQRDFVTEVLVGIVAILVLALLMDAVLVLLERLLTPWTRAGTGKSGEPASARRLSESAAGASA; encoded by the coding sequence ATGGAATGGTTCCTGGCGAACAGCGGACAGGTCTTCAGCCTTGCGGGACAGCACCTCGTCCTGGCCGTCCTGCCGATGATCTTCGGCCTGCTGATCTCCATTCCGCTCGCCCAGCTGGCCCGGCAGAACCGGACCCTGCGCACCGTGGTCCTGACAGCCTCCTCGCTGCTCTACACCATCCCGTCGCTGGCGCTCTTCATTATCCTGCCGACCGTGCTGGGAACCAAGATTCTGGACCCGGTCAACGTCGTCGTGGCCCTGACCATCTACGCCGTCGCGCTCCTGGTCCGGGCCGCCCTGGATGCCTTCGACTCGGTGGACGATGACCTGCAGCAGGCCGCCGTCGCGATGGGCTTCAAACCCCTGGCCCGGTTCCTGCAGATCGACCTGCCGCTGTCGCTGCCCGTGCTCTTCGCCGGGCTCCGGGTGGTCTCCGTCAGCAACATCTCCCTGGTCAGCGTCGCCGCCCTGCTCGGCATCGGGAACCTCGGCATGCTGTTCACTTCCGGGCTCCAGCGCGACTTCGTGACCGAGGTGCTGGTCGGCATTGTCGCCATCCTGGTCCTGGCGCTGCTGATGGACGCGGTGCTGGTGCTCCTCGAGCGGCTCCTGACACCTTGGACCCGGGCCGGCACAGGAAAGTC
- a CDS encoding ABC transporter ATP-binding protein, with amino-acid sequence MAEAMIEFQSVTKQYPGGQAAVDDLSMSIDKGAITVFVGPSGCGKTTSLRMINRMVEPTSGTITVDGRDVTSVPAAQLRRSMGYVMQSSGLMPHRSVLDNIATVPRLNGVSKAASRKRAQELLDVVGLASGLGRRYPSQLSGGQQQRVGVARALAADPPVLLMDEPFSAVDPVVRDELQKELLRLQRDLAKTIVFVTHDIDEATVLGDKVAVFASGGKLAQYATPEEILRAPANDFVASFVGRDRGFRHLAFSPSDGVAIHPVHTVRADELARRGGPEADEWQLVVDDEHRPLGWSAPGAGPATVPGGSLFHKGETLRRALDAALSSPSGLGVAVDADGRVAGVITAAEVLALIEADRRVRQGAR; translated from the coding sequence ATGGCAGAGGCCATGATCGAGTTCCAGAGCGTCACCAAGCAGTATCCGGGCGGCCAGGCCGCCGTTGACGATCTGAGCATGTCCATCGACAAGGGCGCCATCACCGTCTTCGTCGGGCCCTCCGGCTGCGGCAAGACCACCTCGCTGCGGATGATCAACCGCATGGTCGAGCCGACGTCGGGCACCATCACCGTGGACGGGCGGGACGTCACCTCCGTGCCGGCCGCGCAGCTGCGACGTTCCATGGGCTACGTCATGCAGTCCTCCGGGCTGATGCCCCACCGCTCCGTGCTGGACAACATCGCCACCGTGCCGCGGCTCAACGGGGTGTCCAAGGCCGCGTCCCGGAAGCGCGCGCAGGAGCTGCTCGACGTCGTCGGGCTCGCCTCCGGTCTTGGCCGGCGCTACCCCTCACAGCTCTCCGGCGGCCAGCAACAGCGCGTGGGAGTGGCCCGCGCCCTCGCCGCCGACCCGCCCGTGCTGCTGATGGACGAACCCTTCAGCGCCGTGGACCCCGTGGTGCGCGACGAACTGCAGAAAGAGCTGCTCCGGCTGCAGCGCGACCTGGCCAAGACCATAGTGTTCGTCACCCACGACATCGACGAGGCGACCGTGCTGGGGGACAAGGTGGCCGTCTTTGCCAGCGGAGGGAAGCTGGCGCAGTACGCCACCCCGGAAGAGATCCTGCGGGCCCCGGCCAACGACTTTGTCGCGTCCTTTGTGGGCCGCGACCGGGGCTTCCGGCACCTCGCGTTCAGTCCGTCCGACGGCGTCGCGATCCACCCGGTACACACCGTCCGCGCGGACGAACTCGCCCGCCGCGGCGGCCCGGAAGCCGACGAATGGCAGCTCGTGGTCGACGACGAGCATCGGCCGCTCGGCTGGAGCGCGCCGGGCGCCGGTCCCGCGACGGTCCCGGGCGGATCGCTCTTCCACAAAGGGGAGACGCTCCGCCGGGCCCTGGACGCTGCCCTGTCCTCACCCTCCGGACTCGGCGTCGCCGTGGACGCTGACGGCCGGGTGGCCGGCGTCATCACGGCCGCGGAAGTGCTCGCCCTGATCGAAGCGGACCGCCGGGTCCGGCAGGGCGCGCGCTGA
- the rsgA gene encoding ribosome small subunit-dependent GTPase A, which yields MNLQRSQQTALQGPVRFGFTDAVTELFSAHPVPGGTGAGRVVRVDRNLVLVAAHDGQSHLPYPRTGKVPATGDWVWLGSNPVGEPAIVSVLPRRSELSRKRAFEASSEAQVLGTNMDLVGVVVPVDRPLTHNRLERTLVAAWDSGATPLVVITKADLAEVADDVVGQVMLQAAGVDVVTTSAEHGDGLDELLGHLPPGGTIVLLGPSGAGKSTLINALVGFKAQETGAVRSGDGKGRHTTTSRELVPLPGGSVLMDTPGVRGFGLFDAEDGLDEVFGDLEDLFARCRFADCAHGREPGCAVQAALAEGKLEGRRWESYLKMQREVAALERRHDAAARRAYQREWHQKVVVASRSQRAAERLSHDQPGRGKDGGNGKGKRRAK from the coding sequence TTGAATCTTCAGCGCAGTCAACAAACGGCTCTTCAAGGGCCGGTCCGTTTCGGTTTCACCGACGCCGTCACGGAACTCTTCTCCGCCCATCCGGTCCCTGGCGGCACCGGCGCCGGGCGGGTCGTGCGGGTGGACCGCAACCTCGTCCTGGTGGCGGCCCACGACGGCCAATCGCACCTGCCGTACCCGCGGACCGGGAAAGTTCCGGCCACCGGCGACTGGGTCTGGCTCGGCAGCAACCCGGTAGGGGAGCCCGCCATCGTTAGCGTGCTGCCCCGCCGCTCGGAGCTGAGCCGGAAGCGCGCCTTCGAGGCGTCCTCGGAGGCGCAGGTGCTTGGTACCAATATGGACCTCGTCGGCGTCGTGGTGCCGGTGGACCGTCCGCTCACACACAACAGGCTCGAGCGCACGCTCGTCGCGGCCTGGGATTCCGGCGCCACCCCGCTGGTGGTGATCACGAAGGCGGACCTCGCCGAGGTGGCGGACGACGTCGTCGGGCAGGTCATGCTGCAGGCCGCCGGCGTCGACGTGGTCACCACCTCGGCCGAACACGGCGACGGCCTCGACGAGCTGCTGGGACACCTTCCGCCCGGCGGCACCATCGTGCTGCTCGGCCCGTCGGGCGCCGGTAAATCCACCCTGATCAACGCCCTTGTTGGCTTCAAGGCGCAGGAAACAGGCGCGGTGAGGTCCGGCGACGGCAAAGGCAGGCACACCACAACCTCCCGTGAACTTGTGCCGTTGCCGGGCGGCTCGGTGCTGATGGACACGCCCGGGGTGCGCGGCTTTGGATTGTTCGACGCCGAGGACGGCCTGGACGAGGTGTTCGGGGACCTTGAGGACCTCTTCGCCCGGTGCCGGTTTGCCGACTGTGCGCACGGCCGCGAGCCAGGCTGTGCCGTGCAGGCCGCCCTCGCCGAGGGAAAGCTGGAGGGACGCCGCTGGGAGAGCTACCTCAAGATGCAGCGGGAGGTGGCGGCATTGGAACGGCGCCACGACGCCGCTGCCCGGCGCGCCTACCAGCGGGAGTGGCACCAGAAAGTGGTGGTTGCCAGCCGGAGCCAGCGCGCCGCCGAGCGGCTCAGCCACGACCAGCCGGGAAGGGGCAAGGACGGCGGCAACGGAAAGGGCAAACGTCGAGCGAAATAA
- a CDS encoding NUDIX hydrolase produces MTLPFDTRPAAYGIIIREDSLLLAYWKQGGREGWTLPGGGLDLAEHPVDGCRREIYEETGYDAEIGALLGIDVGHWPAETRLDGGQRDFQSLRLVYEASITGGELRHEVGGSTTHAAWIPLAEVAGLNRVSLVDAALRLYRERPLDGKLA; encoded by the coding sequence ATGACCCTGCCATTCGACACCCGCCCGGCCGCCTACGGAATCATCATCCGCGAGGACTCCCTCCTGCTGGCGTACTGGAAGCAGGGCGGCCGCGAGGGCTGGACCCTGCCCGGCGGCGGCCTGGACCTCGCCGAGCATCCGGTGGACGGGTGCCGCCGGGAGATCTACGAGGAGACCGGCTACGATGCCGAGATCGGCGCCCTGCTCGGAATCGACGTCGGGCACTGGCCCGCCGAGACCCGGCTCGACGGCGGCCAGCGCGACTTCCAGTCCCTGCGGCTGGTCTACGAGGCGAGCATCACCGGCGGCGAACTGCGGCACGAGGTGGGCGGCAGCACCACCCATGCCGCCTGGATCCCGCTGGCCGAAGTGGCGGGCCTGAACCGAGTCTCGCTCGTGGATGCGGCGCTGCGGCTCTACCGGGAGCGGCCGCTGGACGGAAAACTCGCCTGA
- a CDS encoding pirin family protein, producing the protein MTNLEVLPPEEVCPAAHSVEGAASGPCLQLWPAREVPLGGVRAMNVSRTLPQRGLPTVGAWCFLDSFGPDRVAMSVLPHPHTGLQTVTWPLAGTIHHRDSVGSDVLVRPGELNIMTAGRGVSHSEFAVLPAVGADSPEHELPLQRGLQLWVALPDAHRHRAPAFEQHRELPVVRGDGFTATVIVGTLAGTTSPASVYSPIVGADISCAGRLSLPLDPDFEHAVLVLDGSLALDGQDVPPGPLGYLGTGRSSLDLDAAPGTRFMLLGGEPFEEELLMWWNFVGRSHEEVEQSRLDWEAQAGLSDEDASRARFGLVRGHGPDAGPESGRIPAPPLPGVPLRPRRRQ; encoded by the coding sequence GTGACCAACCTCGAAGTTCTTCCGCCCGAAGAAGTCTGCCCCGCCGCCCACAGTGTGGAGGGCGCCGCCAGCGGGCCGTGCCTGCAATTGTGGCCGGCCAGGGAGGTCCCGCTGGGCGGCGTCCGGGCCATGAACGTCTCCCGGACGCTGCCGCAGCGTGGGCTGCCGACCGTCGGCGCGTGGTGCTTCCTGGACAGCTTCGGCCCGGACCGGGTGGCCATGTCGGTACTGCCGCACCCGCACACCGGGCTGCAGACCGTCACCTGGCCGCTGGCCGGCACCATCCATCACCGCGACAGTGTGGGCAGCGACGTGCTCGTGCGCCCGGGCGAACTGAACATCATGACCGCCGGCCGCGGGGTCTCGCACTCCGAGTTCGCGGTACTGCCCGCAGTCGGGGCGGACAGCCCCGAGCACGAGCTGCCGCTGCAGCGCGGACTGCAGCTGTGGGTCGCGTTGCCCGACGCCCACCGGCACCGGGCCCCGGCCTTCGAACAGCACCGCGAGCTGCCCGTGGTCCGTGGTGACGGCTTCACCGCCACGGTCATTGTGGGGACCCTCGCGGGCACCACCTCCCCAGCCAGCGTTTACTCGCCGATCGTGGGGGCCGACATCAGCTGCGCCGGCCGGCTCAGCCTGCCGCTGGATCCGGACTTCGAACACGCCGTGCTGGTGCTCGATGGGTCCCTGGCACTGGATGGCCAGGATGTGCCCCCGGGGCCGCTGGGCTACCTTGGCACCGGGCGCAGCAGCCTGGACCTGGACGCTGCCCCGGGCACCCGCTTCATGTTGCTGGGCGGCGAGCCGTTCGAGGAAGAATTGCTGATGTGGTGGAACTTCGTGGGCCGCAGCCACGAAGAGGTGGAGCAGTCGCGGCTCGACTGGGAAGCCCAGGCCGGCCTCTCGGACGAGGACGCCTCGCGGGCGCGGTTCGGGCTGGTGCGTGGCCACGGTCCCGACGCCGGTCCCGAGTCCGGACGGATCCCGGCGCCGCCGCTGCCCGGGGTGCCGCTGCGCCCCCGGCGTCGGCAATGA
- a CDS encoding N-acetylglucosamine kinase: MTHSDIPAAPAPSASTPSGAVIGLDIGGTKTRGVRFEAGTPVADESVGSANVQNVTREEAVRNLAELFGRIGGGDVAQVYAGAGGIDTDDDAAALAALIAPHVPGAKVTVVHDSRLLLAAGGASTGVAVIAGTGSAAWGRNSHGAEARAGGWGYLLGDEGSGYWLGREAVRHSLRRMNQGLEPDDLTRALLDSCGVDHPNKLIALFHSPQTGRRFWAQRARLVVEAADAGHAPSQALINQAGRDLAGLAEQTVRQLGIEGPVILGSGLGMNVPRLQEAFRGALAAAGITDVRVLQQEPVFGVLQLVAEQG; this comes from the coding sequence GTGACCCATTCTGACATCCCGGCCGCGCCGGCACCCTCCGCCTCCACCCCTTCCGGTGCCGTGATCGGACTCGATATCGGCGGGACCAAGACCCGGGGAGTCCGGTTCGAGGCCGGAACCCCGGTGGCGGACGAATCGGTGGGAAGCGCCAACGTCCAGAACGTCACCCGGGAGGAGGCCGTCCGCAACCTGGCGGAACTCTTCGGCCGGATCGGCGGGGGAGACGTCGCCCAGGTCTACGCCGGAGCCGGCGGCATCGATACCGACGACGACGCCGCGGCGCTCGCCGCGCTGATCGCCCCGCACGTGCCGGGCGCCAAAGTCACCGTGGTGCACGATTCACGCCTGCTGCTGGCAGCCGGGGGTGCCAGCACCGGCGTCGCCGTGATCGCGGGAACCGGCTCGGCCGCGTGGGGCCGGAACAGCCACGGCGCCGAGGCCCGGGCCGGCGGCTGGGGCTACCTGCTCGGCGACGAAGGCAGCGGCTACTGGCTGGGCCGGGAAGCCGTGCGCCACAGCCTGCGCCGGATGAACCAGGGGCTCGAACCGGATGACCTGACCCGTGCCCTGCTGGATTCCTGCGGGGTGGACCACCCGAACAAGCTGATTGCGCTGTTCCACTCGCCCCAGACCGGACGCCGCTTCTGGGCCCAGCGTGCCCGGCTGGTTGTGGAAGCGGCCGACGCCGGCCACGCGCCGAGCCAGGCGCTGATCAACCAGGCCGGCCGCGACCTCGCCGGGCTCGCCGAACAGACTGTCCGGCAGCTTGGCATCGAGGGGCCGGTCATCTTGGGCAGCGGACTCGGCATGAACGTGCCGCGGCTGCAGGAAGCATTCCGCGGGGCCCTCGCCGCCGCCGGGATCACCGACGTCCGGGTCCTGCAGCAGGAGCCGGTGTTCGGCGTACTCCAGCTCGTCGCCGAGCAGGGCTAG
- a CDS encoding nitronate monooxygenase, with the protein MSHGILSTRVLAAPMAGGTTTPAFVTAVHAAGGLGFLAAGYKGVAAMQADIRATRESGARFGMNVFVPDPDQLAPSAAVLAELEEYRLSLHADAARYGVELPPLRLDDDDEWQGKIDALLADPVELVSFAFGLPGVEVVRALQRAGSAVLATVTSVSEARQAAEQGVDALVVQHACAGGHSAAFLPDSAATGSALPGSAAPGTTAELVAAVRAAVELPLAAAGGIMDAAGLDQVLAAGAEAGQLGTAFLRSDESGARQLHKDALASPRFTQTEMTRAFTGRSARALVNEFVRDHPNAPEAYPAVHHLTAPLRAAAAAAGDAERLNLWAGTGWQQARAGSVAEVMAGLLG; encoded by the coding sequence ATGTCGCACGGCATCTTGAGCACCCGGGTCCTAGCAGCCCCCATGGCCGGCGGGACGACCACACCCGCTTTCGTGACGGCCGTGCATGCAGCCGGCGGCCTTGGCTTCCTGGCCGCCGGGTACAAGGGCGTTGCCGCCATGCAGGCGGATATCCGCGCCACCCGTGAGTCCGGCGCGCGGTTCGGCATGAATGTCTTTGTCCCGGACCCGGACCAGCTGGCCCCGTCCGCAGCCGTCCTGGCGGAGCTGGAGGAGTACCGGCTCAGTTTGCATGCCGACGCGGCGCGCTACGGCGTGGAGCTTCCGCCCCTGCGGCTCGATGACGACGACGAATGGCAGGGCAAGATCGATGCCCTGCTGGCAGACCCGGTGGAGCTGGTCAGTTTCGCGTTTGGGCTCCCCGGCGTGGAGGTGGTCCGCGCTTTGCAGCGGGCCGGGTCGGCGGTGCTGGCCACGGTCACCTCGGTGTCCGAGGCCCGGCAGGCGGCCGAACAGGGGGTGGACGCCCTGGTGGTGCAGCATGCGTGCGCCGGGGGCCACAGCGCAGCATTCCTGCCGGATTCCGCGGCCACGGGTTCCGCCTTGCCGGGTTCCGCTGCGCCGGGCACGACGGCGGAGCTGGTCGCGGCGGTGCGCGCCGCCGTCGAGCTCCCCCTCGCCGCGGCCGGCGGCATCATGGACGCCGCCGGCCTGGACCAGGTGCTGGCCGCGGGGGCCGAGGCCGGCCAGCTGGGCACGGCTTTCCTCCGCTCGGACGAGAGCGGTGCCCGGCAGTTGCACAAGGACGCGCTGGCCAGCCCGCGCTTCACGCAGACCGAAATGACGCGCGCCTTTACCGGACGCTCGGCGCGGGCGCTGGTCAATGAGTTTGTCCGGGACCACCCCAACGCGCCGGAGGCATACCCGGCCGTGCACCACCTCACCGCCCCGCTGCGGGCAGCCGCTGCCGCCGCCGGGGACGCGGAGCGGCTGAATCTCTGGGCCGGGACCGGCTGGCAGCAGGCGCGTGCCGGTTCCGTCGCGGAGGTCATGGCTGGGCTGCTGGGCTGA
- a CDS encoding LysR family transcriptional regulator, translating into MDVEHKQLVQLLPLLPLLAELGRTQHITATAEVLGLPQSTVSRGIARAGSIIGTELLIRDGRGVRLTPAAKTLLPHIEAALGEFQSGLDLVRHESEVVRGRISVSFQHTFGEAMLPLLISAFRQRHPQPAFHLSQGARDGCLAELAAGDADLALTAPIAAPSRLISSAALYREPLRLVVHHSHPLATRRRARLADIRHDPFVAMGPGYGMRSLTDALFREAGFRPRIAFESQDSHTARGLVSAGLGVSILPPGGLAPGRHTPGQSGDLGWVELALESGLAFREIGLAWRERRGGADAEPDPVRLFRELVLSEGPALLAGFVRGRSGN; encoded by the coding sequence GTGGACGTGGAGCACAAGCAACTGGTCCAGCTGCTGCCCCTGCTGCCGCTGCTGGCCGAGCTCGGCCGCACCCAGCACATCACCGCCACCGCCGAAGTGCTGGGACTGCCACAGTCCACCGTGAGCCGGGGGATCGCGCGGGCCGGCAGCATCATTGGGACGGAACTGCTGATCCGTGACGGCCGCGGCGTGCGGCTGACCCCCGCGGCCAAGACCCTCCTGCCGCACATCGAGGCGGCGCTGGGCGAATTCCAGTCCGGGCTGGATCTGGTCCGGCACGAGTCCGAGGTGGTGCGCGGGCGGATATCGGTCTCCTTCCAGCACACCTTCGGGGAAGCGATGCTGCCGCTGCTGATCAGCGCATTCCGGCAGCGGCATCCCCAGCCAGCCTTCCACCTCAGCCAGGGCGCGCGGGACGGCTGCCTGGCCGAACTGGCAGCGGGGGACGCGGACCTCGCCTTGACTGCCCCCATAGCGGCGCCGAGCCGGTTGATCTCCTCGGCCGCCCTGTACCGGGAACCGCTGCGGCTGGTCGTGCACCACTCGCACCCGCTGGCCACGCGCCGCCGCGCCCGGCTCGCGGACATCAGGCACGATCCGTTCGTGGCGATGGGGCCCGGTTACGGCATGCGCTCGCTGACGGACGCACTGTTCCGGGAGGCGGGATTCCGGCCCCGCATCGCCTTCGAAAGCCAGGACTCCCACACCGCGCGGGGCCTCGTCTCGGCCGGCCTCGGCGTCAGCATCCTCCCGCCCGGCGGCCTGGCCCCCGGCCGCCACACCCCGGGGCAGTCAGGCGACCTGGGCTGGGTGGAGCTTGCGCTGGAGTCCGGCCTGGCCTTCCGGGAGATCGGCTTGGCCTGGCGGGAACGGCGCGGGGGAGCGGACGCCGAACCGGATCCGGTTCGGCTGTTCCGGGAACTGGTGCTCAGCGAGGGCCCGGCGCTGCTTGCCGGCTTCGTCCGCGGGCGCTCCGGCAACTGA